In the genome of Pyrobaculum islandicum DSM 4184, the window CCCAGTGTCGCCGCTAGTTGGAGCTTTTATCGTAATTCAGCTACTAATAGCGACAGTGATTATAATTCTCCTAGATGACCTAATGTCTAAGGGCTGGGGTATCGGTAGCGCTATAAGTCTTATAATATTCTTAGGCGTTGCTCGCCAGATATTTCTCAGTTTGTTCTCTTGGGATGTCGTAGTAGATGTCAACGGCCAGGCGCATGTTGTAGGGCTAATACCAGCTCTCGGCGCCGCGTTTTATGATCTATTCGCTCACGGAAATGTAGCTCCGCTAATTAGTTTAATAAATAGGCCGGTAGTGCTACAGGGACAACAATCCGTCACCTATCTCCCAGATATCTTAGGACTACTCTCTACCGTCCTTCTGGGGTATATAATCTTATATCTTGAAATGATGAAGGTAAATATTCCAGTAACAGCTGGACAATATAGGGGGATAAAGTTTAGCATCCCACTTAGGTTCGTCTACGTCTCAGTTTTACCAATAATCTTTACAACGTATTCCCTCCTCTTGCTTGGCCAATTATTATTCCCCTTCAGCCAGTATAACCCCGCAATTTATTACATCGTACGAGTCATATTTCTGCCGCACCGAGATTTCTTTGACATGCCGTTGCTAATTATACACTACTTAATTTACGTAACGCTTGCTATAGCCTTTGCTTGGGTCTGGGTTCAGCTGGCTGGTCTCAGCGCAGAGGACCAGGCAAAACAGTTTACCCAGTCGCAATTGCATGTCCCTGGCTTTAGACAAAGTGAAAAAATACTGGCAAAAATCTTAGAGAGACCTATAAATGCGCTTACAATAATAAGCGGGTTTATTGCTGGATCTTTCGCCGCACTTGGCAACATCCTCGGCGTATGGGGTAGCGGGACCGGACTTATACTTCTCGTCGAAATCGCACTACAATACTATGCATTAGTTATGCGCGAACAGATCCTCGAGATGTATCCAGGTCTAAAGGAGGTATTAGGCAGATAATTTTTAAAACTACAGATTATCGGAATGCTATGGGAGGACGGCAAAGGACAACACTATTTATGACTAGTGAAGAAGAGGCAAAGAAGTTAGGCTTGGAAACAGGAGAGGAGGAAAAAGAAAAGAAGAAAAAAGAGGAGAAAAAAAGTTCTGAAAAACAGAAAAAGAAGTGAGTTTTTCAATAGCAGTACCCCACGACTTTCTTTCAGAAGCCCCCGACGAGGCTAGCAAAGTGCGCAAACTAGGTTACTTAGCTAGAGCTGCGGCTATATTTAACGTTGAGACAATAATAATATATTACTACGGTAGTCCACTTAGGGAAGAGATCGATTTCGCCAAAACAATCCTAGAATATGTCGTAACACCACCATATCTTAGGAAGAGACTTTTTAAACTAGATCAACGGCTTAAGTTGGCAGGACTTCTCCCCCCTTTGAAGATACCGAGCCATACCGTGTCTCTTGAGCCAAGAGTTGGCGAAATACGCGAAGGTGTGGTCGAGCGATGGGACGGTTACTTTTCGCTGGTGTATATAGGCGGTGGGAAGTATGCAAAAATTCCAAAGCCTTATCCGGTGGGCTCACGTCTCCTGGTAAAAATAGAGGCGCCAACGGAAAGACCTGATACCTATAGAGCCTCTGTGTATAGAGGCACCCCTCCTGCGTATTGGGGCTACAAAGTTGAGGTAAGGCCTTTACAGAGTTTAACCGAGGGATTTGATGCCATAATTTTGACAGGAAAGGAGGGGAGGTCTGTATGTGAAGCTAAGCCAAAGGTAGGGAAGAAGACGTTGGTTGTATTCGGAGGCCCGAGAAAGGGGGTTGATGAGATATACAAAGAAGCTGGCATTGAACCGCCTGGCGAGCTTATAAATTTCGTCCCACGTCAAGGCGTTGAAAGTATTAGAACAGAAGAGGCAGTTTTTATCGTCCTCTCAATTCTTAACTTGTCAAAGTGCTAAATCAGCGAAAACCCCTCTAGCCTAACACCTCTTTCAATAGTTCTATGCGGCCACACCTTTACATTTTTTAAATAGGCGCCCTCCCCCACAGAAACGTTATCGGCAATTACCGAATCTTCTATCACTACACCATCCCCTATATAGACATGTCTACCAATAATTGAGCGTCT includes:
- the secY gene encoding preprotein translocase subunit SecY, giving the protein MDFLTFIPTVSRPPGRVPLSRRLFWTAVVAAVYILMTITPLYGVQHQPQQGTQQAQQLLSIIFGTAYGTLAHLGIGPIVIAGILLEVFAFSGILGLDLNKREDRLKFTLLLKWTALGIAAVEAVAYVLGGQFGPVSPLVGAFIVIQLLIATVIIILLDDLMSKGWGIGSAISLIIFLGVARQIFLSLFSWDVVVDVNGQAHVVGLIPALGAAFYDLFAHGNVAPLISLINRPVVLQGQQSVTYLPDILGLLSTVLLGYIILYLEMMKVNIPVTAGQYRGIKFSIPLRFVYVSVLPIIFTTYSLLLLGQLLFPFSQYNPAIYYIVRVIFLPHRDFFDMPLLIIHYLIYVTLAIAFAWVWVQLAGLSAEDQAKQFTQSQLHVPGFRQSEKILAKILERPINALTIISGFIAGSFAALGNILGVWGSGTGLILLVEIALQYYALVMREQILEMYPGLKEVLGR
- a CDS encoding putative RNA uridine N3 methyltransferase yields the protein MSFSIAVPHDFLSEAPDEASKVRKLGYLARAAAIFNVETIIIYYYGSPLREEIDFAKTILEYVVTPPYLRKRLFKLDQRLKLAGLLPPLKIPSHTVSLEPRVGEIREGVVERWDGYFSLVYIGGGKYAKIPKPYPVGSRLLVKIEAPTERPDTYRASVYRGTPPAYWGYKVEVRPLQSLTEGFDAIILTGKEGRSVCEAKPKVGKKTLVVFGGPRKGVDEIYKEAGIEPPGELINFVPRQGVESIRTEEAVFIVLSILNLSKC